From Actinosynnema mirum DSM 43827, a single genomic window includes:
- a CDS encoding M48 family metallopeptidase — protein sequence MPEPQVEVRRSARRRRMVSAYREGDTVVVLLPARMSKTEEKHWVAEMLSRLQRSETKRRSPTRVSDAALANRCAELAGRYLDGLEPTSVRWVPPMRTRWASCTPSEGTIRISERLRDVPPWVLDYVLVHELAHLHVPGHGKDFWELVHRYPRSERAMGYLEGLSAAAGLGITEED from the coding sequence ATGCCCGAACCGCAGGTGGAGGTGCGGCGCAGCGCCCGGCGCCGCCGAATGGTGAGCGCGTACCGCGAGGGGGACACGGTCGTCGTCCTGCTGCCCGCACGCATGAGCAAGACCGAGGAGAAGCACTGGGTGGCGGAGATGCTCAGCCGCCTCCAGCGCAGCGAGACCAAGCGCCGGTCACCCACTCGGGTGTCCGACGCGGCACTGGCCAACCGCTGCGCCGAGCTGGCGGGCCGCTACCTGGACGGCCTGGAACCGACGAGCGTGCGCTGGGTCCCGCCCATGCGCACGCGCTGGGCGTCGTGCACCCCCAGCGAGGGCACGATCCGCATCAGCGAACGCCTGCGCGACGTGCCCCCGTGGGTGCTCGACTACGTCCTGGTGCACGAGCTGGCCCACCTGCACGTGCCGGGGCACGGCAAGGACTTCTGGGAACTGGTGCACCGGTACCCGAGGTCCGAGCGGGCGATGGGCTACCTGGAAGGCCTGTCCGCCGCCGCCGGCCTCGGGATCACCGAGGAGGACTGA
- a CDS encoding class I SAM-dependent methyltransferase, translating into MAAHTADGIDWNSRLADLRRADGLQAEAVRLVAARLVDGLPDEPTVVDVGSGAGGMALVLAEALAARGGGTLVLVDAVPELLDAATAAARKAAAYETDSHTTSVRVRPVLGDLSSEQPSSFLPTADLVWASGVVHHLPDQAAVVSALTASLAPGGLLALAEGGLDARFLPWDIGAGSPGLADRLSAARGEWFAHMREKIPGSVRLTKGWGAVLTAAGLRDVSAFSYLVDHPAPTTPQVRDWALAHVRRLAESCGERLHPADRAVLRDLLDSGHPAYLGARDDLFLLSANTVHTGRKS; encoded by the coding sequence GTGGCCGCTCACACAGCTGATGGAATCGATTGGAACTCCCGTCTCGCTGACCTGCGTCGGGCCGATGGGTTGCAGGCCGAGGCCGTGCGCCTCGTCGCCGCTCGGCTCGTCGACGGGCTGCCCGACGAGCCGACCGTGGTCGACGTCGGCTCCGGCGCCGGTGGGATGGCGCTGGTGCTGGCCGAGGCGCTGGCCGCCCGTGGCGGGGGCACGCTCGTGCTGGTCGACGCGGTGCCCGAACTGCTCGACGCCGCCACCGCCGCCGCCCGCAAGGCCGCCGCCTACGAGACGGACTCGCACACCACGTCGGTCCGGGTCCGGCCCGTGCTCGGCGACCTCTCCTCCGAGCAGCCCTCCTCCTTCCTGCCCACCGCCGACCTGGTGTGGGCCTCCGGCGTCGTCCACCACCTGCCCGACCAGGCGGCCGTGGTGTCGGCGCTCACCGCCTCGCTCGCGCCCGGCGGACTCCTCGCCCTCGCCGAAGGCGGCTTGGACGCGCGCTTCCTCCCGTGGGACATCGGGGCCGGCAGCCCTGGACTGGCCGACCGGCTCTCCGCCGCGCGCGGGGAGTGGTTCGCGCACATGCGCGAGAAGATCCCCGGCTCGGTCCGGCTCACCAAGGGGTGGGGAGCCGTCCTCACCGCCGCCGGACTGCGCGACGTGAGCGCGTTCAGCTACCTCGTCGACCACCCGGCGCCGACCACCCCGCAGGTGCGCGACTGGGCGCTCGCGCACGTGCGGCGACTCGCCGAGTCCTGCGGTGAGCGGTTGCACCCCGCCGACCGGGCGGTGCTCCGCGACCTCCTCGACTCCGGGCACCCCGCCTACCTCGGGGCGCGTGACGACCTGTTCCTGCTGAGCGCCAACACCGTCCACACCGGGCGCAAGTCATGA
- a CDS encoding TOMM precursor leader peptide-binding protein — MTAPRTTAPPPTVPSPTTPPTAVPPATTTSMAVPPTAVPPATTLPATTPLTAVPHRPRVLPGLPVLRRTADVLQIGADPRHGVVLGEVGRGLFDVLLDLRGERTTAELGERLVPSGEREDLLDVLGALAGRGLVEEAVPHRHERLVPEATTWALRRRRPAAGLAEARAGLAVVVRGDGRLAVAVASLLAAAGVGRVQVVARGVVAAGDVGGGYRAADVGRPRGEAAWEAVRRAEPSVRGGVVTGRPDLVVLADALVPPPEVLHALLLEGTPHLVARAREGLGLVGPLVVPGRSSCVRCGDLRKAEEDGDWPDLLAQLVDRPQLADLATTEATAGVAAAQALLALDEEELTSGRPPTWDHVLEVDAYGGALTRVPAPPHPRCYCHTRTPDGRGPFGGPE, encoded by the coding sequence ATGACCGCTCCGCGCACGACCGCTCCGCCGCCGACCGTCCCTTCCCCAACCACCCCGCCCACGGCCGTCCCGCCCGCGACCACCACGTCCATGGCCGTCCCACCCACAGCCGTTCCTCCCGCGACCACCCTGCCCGCGACCACCCCGCTCACGGCCGTCCCGCACCGCCCCCGCGTGCTTCCGGGGCTGCCGGTGCTCCGCCGGACCGCCGACGTGCTCCAGATCGGCGCCGACCCCAGGCACGGGGTGGTGCTGGGGGAGGTCGGGCGGGGCCTGTTCGACGTGCTGCTCGACCTGCGGGGCGAGCGCACCACGGCCGAGCTGGGCGAGCGGCTGGTCCCGAGCGGGGAGCGCGAGGACCTGCTGGACGTGCTGGGCGCGCTGGCCGGGCGGGGGCTGGTGGAGGAGGCCGTCCCGCACCGGCACGAGCGGCTGGTCCCGGAGGCGACGACGTGGGCGCTGCGCAGGCGTCGGCCCGCGGCCGGGCTGGCGGAGGCCCGCGCTGGGCTGGCGGTGGTGGTCAGGGGCGACGGGCGGTTGGCGGTGGCGGTGGCGTCGCTGCTGGCCGCCGCCGGGGTGGGGCGGGTGCAGGTGGTGGCGCGGGGCGTCGTGGCCGCGGGGGACGTCGGCGGCGGGTACCGGGCGGCGGACGTGGGCAGGCCGCGCGGCGAGGCGGCGTGGGAGGCGGTGCGGCGGGCGGAGCCCTCGGTGCGCGGCGGGGTGGTGACCGGGCGGCCGGACCTGGTGGTGCTGGCCGACGCGCTGGTGCCGCCGCCGGAGGTGCTGCACGCGCTGCTGCTGGAGGGCACGCCGCACCTGGTGGCGCGGGCCCGCGAGGGGCTGGGGCTGGTGGGGCCGCTGGTGGTGCCGGGCCGGTCGAGCTGCGTGCGGTGCGGCGACCTGCGCAAGGCCGAGGAGGACGGGGACTGGCCGGACCTGCTGGCGCAGCTGGTGGACCGGCCGCAGCTCGCCGACCTGGCCACGACGGAGGCGACGGCGGGGGTGGCGGCGGCGCAGGCGCTGCTCGCGCTGGACGAGGAGGAGCTGACCTCGGGCCGCCCGCCGACGTGGGACCACGTGCTGGAGGTCGACGCGTACGGGGGCGCGCTGACGCGGGTGCCCGCCCCACCGCATCCGCGCTGCTATTGCCACACCAGGACCCCGGACGGGCGCGGGCCGTTCGGGGGACCCGAGTGA
- a CDS encoding UPF0182 family protein — translation MATRPPVGLPRLSRRSRILLIIGAVVLVGLITGSRLLGTYVEWLWFGEVGFRNVFTTVLLTQFGLFAGVGLLVGGLLAVSLVVAYRTRPVFVPVAGPDDPVARYRSVVSGRLRLFAIAIPVVVGVVAGTSAQAYWQEFQLFLNATPFGSTDAEFDMDIGFYAFKLPFYTWLLSWLFIATAIAFAGAVVAHYLFGGIRLAGRGGQLSAAARVHLAVVAGVFVLLKAVAYFLDRYQLLFSDRNDKFDGATYTDLNAVLPAKLILLFIAVFCAVAFFAGAVMRNLQLPAIATVLLVLSSVLVGAAWPAVLEQFSVRPNAIEKEAESISRNIAATKEAFALTDDKVETKPYEGKQNVSLDELKSDKATLGNIRLLDPAVISKTFTQFQQLRPFYAFPEKLDVDRYKVDEEIQDYIVAVRELNTSGIPQGQRDWINQHLIYTHGNGMVFAEASKVNSPADANGNGGNGGYPVFEVAEVNQQGEVTPSRFGVEQPRTYYGELGTSTDYAIVGGRGEGAPSEYDTDGTQYNYTGQGGVRIGGIFNKLVFAAYYGERNILFNSAVGEDSRIIFNRNPRDRVEDVAPWLTVDSDPYPAVVDGKITWIVDGYTTLDNYPYARKTALGDATNDSLPGVAQQPNREISYIRNSVKATVDAYDGTVSLYAMDESDPVLKTWMGVFPGSVKAKSEMSQSLLEHLRYPEDLFKVQRDTLTRYHVSEPRDFYSGVSFWGVPSDPTVDNAVTVDQQQSSNQQPRDQQPPFYVVAGDPTGDPNKVSFQLTSSLVRQNREFMASYVTVRSDPDNYGKMSVLTLNNEAKGPQQIQTQFLTSATVSSELNLLTQQKTKVVYGNLLTLPVGGGLLYVEPVYIERASQNTQYPQLSKVLVSFGDKVGYASTLGEALDQVLSGASQEVPDPSNGNNGQSPSNSSTPSTPNANNGNQAYTPEMQQAARDIRGALDQLKSAQASGDFAAQGNALKALDEASRKFDEASKAAPSTPSSSVTSSPTPTN, via the coding sequence GTGGCCACACGGCCCCCGGTCGGACTGCCCAGGCTGTCCCGTCGCAGCCGGATCCTCCTCATCATCGGCGCGGTGGTCCTGGTCGGTCTGATCACCGGCTCAAGGCTGCTGGGCACCTACGTCGAATGGCTCTGGTTCGGCGAAGTCGGCTTCCGCAACGTCTTCACCACGGTCCTGCTCACCCAGTTCGGCCTCTTCGCGGGCGTCGGGCTGCTGGTCGGCGGACTGCTCGCGGTCAGCCTGGTCGTCGCCTACCGGACCCGCCCCGTCTTCGTCCCCGTCGCCGGACCCGACGACCCCGTCGCCCGCTACCGGTCGGTGGTGTCCGGGCGGCTGCGCCTGTTCGCCATCGCCATCCCGGTCGTGGTCGGCGTCGTCGCGGGCACGTCGGCCCAGGCGTACTGGCAGGAGTTCCAGCTCTTCCTGAACGCCACGCCGTTCGGCAGCACCGACGCCGAGTTCGACATGGACATCGGCTTCTACGCCTTCAAGCTCCCCTTCTACACCTGGCTGCTGTCCTGGCTGTTCATCGCCACGGCGATCGCGTTCGCGGGCGCGGTGGTCGCGCACTACCTGTTCGGCGGCATCCGGCTCGCCGGCCGCGGCGGCCAGCTCTCCGCGGCGGCCAGGGTCCACCTCGCCGTCGTCGCGGGCGTCTTCGTGCTGCTCAAGGCGGTGGCCTACTTCCTCGACCGGTACCAGCTGCTGTTCTCGGACCGGAACGACAAGTTCGACGGCGCCACCTACACCGACCTCAACGCGGTGCTGCCCGCCAAGCTGATCCTGCTGTTCATCGCGGTGTTCTGCGCCGTGGCGTTCTTCGCGGGCGCGGTCATGCGCAACCTGCAGCTGCCCGCGATCGCGACCGTCCTGCTGGTGCTGTCCAGCGTGCTCGTCGGCGCCGCCTGGCCCGCCGTGCTGGAGCAGTTCTCGGTGCGCCCCAACGCCATCGAGAAGGAGGCCGAGTCGATCAGCCGCAACATCGCGGCCACCAAGGAGGCCTTCGCGCTCACCGACGACAAGGTCGAGACCAAGCCGTACGAGGGCAAGCAGAACGTCTCGCTCGACGAGCTGAAGTCCGACAAGGCGACCCTCGGCAACATCCGCCTGCTCGACCCGGCGGTCATCTCCAAGACCTTCACCCAGTTCCAGCAGCTGCGGCCGTTCTACGCGTTCCCGGAGAAGCTCGACGTCGACCGCTACAAGGTCGACGAGGAGATCCAGGACTACATCGTCGCCGTCCGCGAGCTGAACACCAGCGGCATCCCGCAGGGCCAGCGCGACTGGATCAACCAGCACCTCATCTACACCCACGGCAACGGCATGGTGTTCGCCGAGGCCAGCAAGGTGAACTCGCCCGCCGACGCGAACGGCAACGGCGGCAACGGCGGCTACCCGGTGTTCGAGGTGGCCGAGGTCAACCAGCAGGGCGAGGTCACGCCCAGCAGGTTCGGGGTCGAGCAGCCGCGCACCTACTACGGCGAGCTGGGCACCAGCACCGACTACGCGATCGTCGGCGGTCGCGGCGAGGGCGCGCCGAGCGAGTACGACACCGACGGCACCCAGTACAACTACACCGGCCAGGGCGGTGTGCGGATCGGCGGCATCTTCAACAAGCTGGTCTTCGCCGCCTACTACGGCGAGCGGAACATCCTGTTCAACTCGGCGGTCGGCGAGGACTCGCGGATCATCTTCAACCGCAACCCGCGCGACCGCGTCGAGGACGTCGCCCCGTGGCTGACCGTCGACAGCGACCCGTACCCCGCGGTCGTCGACGGCAAGATCACCTGGATCGTGGACGGGTACACCACGCTCGACAACTACCCGTACGCGCGCAAGACCGCGCTGGGCGACGCCACCAACGACTCGCTTCCGGGCGTGGCGCAGCAGCCGAACCGCGAGATCAGCTACATCCGCAACTCGGTCAAGGCCACCGTCGACGCCTACGACGGCACGGTGAGCCTGTACGCGATGGACGAGAGCGACCCGGTCCTGAAGACCTGGATGGGCGTCTTCCCCGGCTCGGTCAAGGCCAAGAGCGAGATGTCCCAGTCGCTGCTGGAGCACCTGCGCTACCCCGAGGACCTGTTCAAGGTCCAGCGGGACACGCTGACCCGGTACCACGTGTCCGAGCCGCGCGACTTCTACTCGGGCGTCTCGTTCTGGGGCGTGCCGTCCGACCCGACGGTCGACAACGCCGTCACGGTCGACCAGCAGCAGAGCAGCAACCAGCAGCCGCGCGACCAGCAGCCGCCGTTCTACGTGGTGGCCGGTGACCCGACCGGCGACCCGAACAAGGTGAGCTTCCAGCTGACCAGCTCGCTGGTGCGGCAGAACCGCGAGTTCATGGCCTCGTACGTGACGGTCCGGTCCGACCCGGACAACTACGGGAAGATGAGCGTGCTGACGCTCAACAACGAGGCCAAGGGCCCGCAGCAGATCCAGACCCAGTTCCTCACCTCGGCCACGGTCAGCTCCGAGCTGAACCTGCTGACCCAGCAGAAGACGAAGGTGGTCTACGGCAACCTGCTGACCCTGCCGGTCGGCGGTGGCCTGCTGTACGTGGAGCCGGTCTACATCGAGCGGGCCAGCCAGAACACCCAGTACCCGCAGCTGTCCAAGGTGCTGGTGAGCTTCGGCGACAAGGTGGGCTACGCGTCCACGCTCGGCGAGGCGCTGGACCAGGTGCTGTCGGGCGCCTCCCAGGAGGTCCCCGACCCGTCCAACGGGAACAACGGCCAGTCGCCGTCGAACTCCAGCACCCCGTCGACGCCGAACGCCAACAACGGCAATCAGGCGTACACGCCGGAGATGCAGCAGGCGGCCAGGGACATCCGCGGCGCCCTCGACCAGCTCAAGTCGGCCCAGGCGAGCGGTGACTTCGCCGCTCAGGGCAACGCGCTCAAGGCGCTGGACGAGGCGAGCCGGAAGTTCGACGAGGCGAGCAAGGCGGCCCCGTCCACCCCGTCGTCCTCGGTGACCTCGTCGCCGACGCCGACGAACTGA
- a CDS encoding DUF5679 domain-containing protein, with protein MAESYNGYCVKCREKRDFTGEVSESNNRRMAKGKCPVCGTTVTRILGKAQV; from the coding sequence GTGGCCGAGAGCTACAACGGCTACTGCGTCAAGTGCCGGGAGAAGCGCGACTTCACGGGTGAGGTCAGCGAGAGCAACAACCGCCGGATGGCCAAGGGCAAGTGCCCGGTGTGCGGCACCACGGTGACCAGGATCCTCGGCAAGGCGCAGGTCTGA
- a CDS encoding WhiB family transcriptional regulator, with protein sequence MLTATVPIISGTSATESDLTGAGVATLIDTAPDAGLELPCRTNNPDLWFADAPAELEVAKKFCAACPVIAECLAGALSRHEPWGVWGGEIFERGAVIARKRPRGRPRKDATPVAPAATVVPAQKPATATRRAADQEVAA encoded by the coding sequence ATGTTGACCGCGACCGTCCCGATCATAAGCGGGACGAGTGCCACCGAGTCCGACCTCACCGGGGCGGGCGTCGCGACGCTGATCGACACCGCTCCCGACGCTGGCCTGGAGCTGCCCTGCCGCACCAACAACCCCGACCTGTGGTTCGCCGACGCACCCGCCGAGCTGGAGGTGGCCAAGAAGTTCTGCGCGGCCTGCCCGGTGATCGCGGAGTGCCTGGCGGGCGCGCTCTCCCGGCACGAGCCGTGGGGCGTCTGGGGCGGGGAGATCTTCGAGCGCGGCGCGGTGATCGCCCGCAAGCGCCCCAGGGGCCGTCCGCGCAAGGACGCCACCCCCGTCGCGCCCGCGGCGACCGTCGTCCCCGCCCAGAAGCCCGCGACCGCGACCCGGCGCGCCGCTGACCAGGAGGTCGCGGCATGA
- a CDS encoding PPA1309 family protein: MAGVPASETPPVVLPAVAREVEEFVSTGGWNQPVQLFALVSTAALLAQQPELAGQLDPAASPLTPIAQDSLPDSELDRALAGIEWPDVVSGCAIAQEIVVLPPAAEEQLSSENLDDEAAKRFAAEHPDRKEARLVAAVLRDGTTACVLRLRGTTEAPEEVVEHPELAPNLTSALLATLRP; this comes from the coding sequence ATGGCTGGCGTGCCTGCCAGTGAAACCCCGCCCGTGGTCCTGCCCGCAGTAGCCCGTGAAGTGGAGGAGTTCGTCTCCACCGGGGGCTGGAACCAGCCGGTGCAGCTGTTCGCCCTGGTCAGTACGGCCGCGCTGCTCGCGCAGCAGCCGGAGCTCGCCGGGCAGCTGGACCCGGCGGCCTCGCCGCTGACCCCGATCGCCCAGGACTCGCTGCCCGACTCGGAGCTGGACCGGGCGCTGGCGGGCATCGAGTGGCCGGACGTGGTGTCCGGGTGCGCGATCGCCCAGGAGATCGTGGTGCTGCCGCCCGCCGCCGAGGAGCAGCTGTCCTCGGAGAACCTGGACGACGAGGCCGCGAAGCGGTTCGCCGCCGAGCACCCGGACCGCAAGGAGGCCCGGCTGGTCGCCGCGGTGCTGCGGGACGGGACGACGGCGTGCGTGCTGCGGCTGCGCGGCACGACCGAGGCGCCCGAGGAGGTCGTCGAGCACCCGGAGCTGGCCCCGAACCTGACGAGCGCGCTGCTGGCGACGCTGCGCCCCTGA
- a CDS encoding zinc-dependent metalloprotease has product MSDLPFGFSPQDPDDRGRKPEDQGGAGNPFDFNQLGAMLSQLGAMFSNASSTSGPVNYDLAKQIAFQQLAGKGGSVGFGPDQGSAVSDAVHLAEMWLDPATALPSASRVVQSWTAREWVERTLPTWQRLCDPVAQRVSGAWVEAMPEEAKQAAGPLLSMLGQMGGMAFGSQLGGALAQLGSEVLTSSEVGLPLGPEGTAALLPANIEKFTEGLERPSSEVLVFLATREAAHQRLFSHVPWLRQRLLDTVEEFAKGITVDTSALEQLAGQVDPANPASFEEAMKSGMLEPQTTEEQKAALARLETLLALVEGWVDVVVAEAVGERLPGAEALRETLRRRRASGGPAEQTFATLVGLELRPRRLRSAAALWKLVGDQHGLEARDSLWEHPDLVPTAADLDDPMEFAERFGRTRAALENPMEELERAMREEPGEGGSGSGAKDSGSDSKDSGPKDSGPKDSGPKDSGPSEPEDGASGSGGRGE; this is encoded by the coding sequence ATGAGTGACCTGCCCTTCGGGTTCAGCCCGCAGGACCCGGATGACCGAGGCCGCAAACCCGAGGACCAGGGGGGCGCGGGCAACCCCTTCGACTTCAACCAGCTCGGCGCGATGCTCAGCCAGCTCGGCGCGATGTTCAGCAACGCGAGCAGCACGTCCGGGCCGGTGAACTACGACCTGGCCAAGCAGATCGCCTTCCAGCAGCTCGCGGGCAAGGGCGGTTCGGTCGGGTTCGGACCCGACCAGGGCAGCGCCGTGTCCGACGCGGTGCACCTGGCCGAGATGTGGCTGGACCCGGCGACGGCGCTGCCGTCGGCGAGCCGCGTGGTGCAGAGCTGGACCGCGCGCGAGTGGGTCGAGCGCACCCTGCCGACGTGGCAGCGGTTGTGCGACCCGGTGGCGCAGCGCGTGTCCGGCGCGTGGGTCGAGGCGATGCCCGAGGAGGCGAAGCAGGCCGCGGGGCCGCTGCTGTCCATGCTCGGGCAGATGGGCGGGATGGCGTTCGGCTCGCAGCTGGGCGGCGCGCTGGCGCAGCTCGGCTCCGAGGTGCTGACCTCGTCCGAGGTGGGGCTGCCGCTGGGGCCCGAGGGCACGGCGGCGCTGCTTCCCGCGAACATCGAGAAGTTCACCGAGGGCCTGGAGCGGCCCTCCAGCGAGGTGCTGGTCTTCCTGGCCACCCGCGAGGCGGCGCACCAGCGGCTGTTCAGCCACGTGCCGTGGCTGCGGCAGCGGCTGCTGGACACGGTGGAGGAGTTCGCCAAGGGCATCACCGTCGACACCTCCGCGCTGGAGCAGCTGGCGGGCCAGGTCGACCCGGCCAACCCGGCGAGCTTCGAGGAGGCGATGAAGTCCGGGATGCTGGAGCCTCAGACCACCGAGGAGCAGAAGGCCGCGCTGGCGCGCCTGGAGACGCTGCTCGCGCTGGTCGAGGGCTGGGTGGACGTGGTGGTCGCCGAGGCCGTCGGCGAGCGGCTGCCCGGTGCGGAGGCGCTGCGCGAGACGCTGCGGCGCAGGCGCGCGTCCGGTGGTCCGGCGGAGCAGACGTTCGCGACGCTGGTCGGACTGGAGCTGCGGCCCCGGCGGCTGCGCTCGGCGGCGGCGCTGTGGAAGCTCGTGGGCGACCAGCACGGCCTCGAGGCGCGGGACTCGCTGTGGGAGCACCCGGACCTGGTGCCGACGGCGGCGGACCTGGACGACCCGATGGAGTTCGCGGAGCGGTTCGGGAGGACGCGGGCCGCGCTGGAGAACCCGATGGAGGAGCTGGAGCGCGCGATGCGCGAGGAGCCCGGCGAGGGCGGTTCCGGCTCTGGTGCGAAGGACTCCGGCTCTGACTCGAAGGACTCCGGCCCTAAGGACTCCGGCCCTAAGGACTCCGGGCCTAAGGACTCCGGGCCCTCCGAGCCCGAGGACGGCGCCTCGGGTTCGGGCGGGCGCGGCGAGTAG
- a CDS encoding YlbL family protein — protein sequence MSERSDTGHDSAPEETLQADRPPVEEAPPPPPPPPAPGAPLPPRRTGLTRRTWTLVISLVLVLVLGLLGGFARVPYVALGPGPTYDTLGEAGGRQVVSVDGQETFPTGGTLTMTTVSLTDDVSLFGALGLWLSGRYALAPREEFFRPGESEQQVRDENTRAFKDSQSSAEVAALSYLGYPKKVLVAEITKGTPADVALQPDDQLVEVNGRQITAADQVRPALESTKPGDQVDLVVLRDGERKTARVTLAQAGDRETGFLGMVPADRADVPFDVTISLSDVGGPSAGLMFALSIVDKLTPGELNGGKHVAGTGEITQTGEVGRIGGIPFKMVAAREGGAEAFLVPDGNCEEARQNAPDGLRLIRVKNLQDAVTSLEALAKGGDTPGC from the coding sequence GTGAGCGAGCGCAGCGACACCGGACACGACAGCGCGCCCGAGGAGACCCTCCAAGCCGACCGCCCGCCGGTCGAGGAGGCCCCACCGCCGCCACCGCCGCCACCCGCGCCCGGCGCCCCGCTGCCCCCGCGCAGGACCGGTCTGACCAGGCGCACGTGGACGCTCGTGATCAGCCTCGTGCTGGTGCTCGTGCTCGGCCTGCTCGGCGGTTTCGCCCGCGTCCCGTACGTCGCGCTCGGCCCCGGCCCCACCTACGACACGCTCGGCGAGGCGGGTGGCCGCCAGGTCGTGTCCGTCGACGGCCAGGAGACGTTCCCGACCGGCGGCACGCTCACCATGACCACGGTCTCGCTCACCGACGACGTGTCCCTGTTCGGCGCGCTCGGCCTCTGGCTCAGCGGCCGGTACGCGCTCGCCCCGCGCGAGGAGTTCTTCCGCCCCGGCGAGTCCGAGCAGCAGGTCCGCGACGAGAACACCCGCGCGTTCAAGGACTCGCAGAGCAGCGCCGAGGTCGCGGCGCTCAGCTACCTCGGCTACCCCAAGAAGGTCCTCGTCGCCGAGATCACCAAGGGCACCCCGGCCGACGTCGCCCTCCAGCCCGACGACCAGCTCGTCGAGGTCAACGGCAGGCAGATCACCGCCGCCGACCAGGTGCGGCCCGCGCTGGAGTCCACCAAGCCCGGCGACCAGGTCGACCTCGTCGTCCTGCGCGACGGCGAGCGCAAGACCGCCCGCGTCACCCTCGCCCAGGCCGGGGACCGCGAGACCGGCTTCCTCGGCATGGTCCCGGCCGACCGCGCCGACGTCCCGTTCGACGTCACCATCAGCCTGTCCGACGTCGGCGGCCCCTCCGCGGGCCTGATGTTCGCGCTGTCCATCGTGGACAAGCTGACCCCCGGCGAGCTCAACGGCGGCAAGCACGTCGCGGGCACCGGCGAGATCACCCAGACCGGCGAGGTCGGCCGCATCGGCGGCATCCCGTTCAAGATGGTCGCCGCGCGCGAGGGCGGCGCCGAGGCGTTCCTCGTGCCCGACGGCAACTGCGAGGAGGCCAGGCAGAACGCCCCCGACGGGCTCAGGCTGATCCGGGTCAAGAACCTGCAGGACGCCGTGACCTCGCTGGAGGCGCTGGCCAAGGGCGGCGACACGCCCGGCTGCTGA
- a CDS encoding ABC1 kinase family protein, with amino-acid sequence MSEIPRKAVQRTAKLASLPIGVAGRVVGGWGKRLAGRSSEDVNAEVSAKTAEQLFAVLGQLKGGAMKFGQALSVFEAAVPDELAAPYREALTKLQSAAPPMPERTVHRVLAEQLGASWGKRFAEFDDSPTASASIGQVHRAVWHDGREVAVKVQYPGADEALRADLRQLMRFSRLMQAIIPGAEVKPLLEELRDRMVEELDYRTEADNQRVFAKAFEGDDEVLVPRVVASSPKVMVSEWTEGTPLARIILEGEREERDLAGTLLSRFHFSAPSRSGLLHADPHPGNFMLGADGRLRVLDFGAVARLPEGLPRTLGELTRLALENRPEDLLGVLRREHFVRPGTTLPGEEIQAFLGPFVEPLREEVFHFTRTWLRGQAERVADLRNPDSQTGRSLNLPPQYLLIHRVTLGATGILCQLDAEVPARAIVARWQPGFAD; translated from the coding sequence GTGAGCGAGATCCCGCGCAAGGCCGTGCAACGCACCGCCAAGCTGGCCAGCCTCCCGATCGGGGTGGCGGGCCGCGTGGTGGGTGGCTGGGGGAAGCGGCTCGCGGGCCGCAGTTCCGAGGACGTCAACGCCGAGGTGTCCGCGAAGACCGCCGAGCAGCTGTTCGCCGTGCTGGGGCAGCTCAAGGGCGGGGCGATGAAGTTCGGCCAGGCGCTGAGCGTGTTCGAGGCCGCCGTTCCCGACGAGCTGGCGGCCCCGTACCGCGAGGCGCTGACGAAGCTCCAGTCCGCGGCGCCTCCGATGCCCGAGCGCACCGTGCACCGGGTGCTCGCCGAGCAGCTGGGCGCGTCCTGGGGGAAGCGGTTCGCGGAGTTCGACGACTCCCCCACGGCGTCGGCCAGCATCGGCCAGGTGCACCGCGCGGTGTGGCACGACGGCCGCGAGGTGGCCGTGAAGGTGCAGTACCCCGGCGCGGACGAGGCGCTGCGCGCGGACCTGCGCCAGCTGATGCGCTTCAGCAGGCTCATGCAGGCGATCATCCCCGGCGCGGAGGTCAAGCCGCTGCTGGAGGAACTGCGCGACCGCATGGTCGAGGAGCTGGACTACCGCACCGAGGCCGACAACCAGCGGGTGTTCGCCAAGGCGTTCGAGGGCGACGACGAGGTCCTGGTGCCCAGGGTGGTGGCCAGCTCGCCGAAGGTGATGGTCAGCGAGTGGACCGAGGGGACCCCGCTGGCGCGGATCATCCTGGAGGGCGAGCGCGAGGAGCGGGACCTGGCGGGCACGCTGCTGTCCCGGTTCCACTTCTCCGCGCCGAGCCGCTCCGGTCTGCTGCACGCCGACCCGCACCCCGGCAACTTCATGCTGGGCGCGGACGGCAGGTTGCGGGTGCTGGACTTCGGGGCCGTGGCCAGGCTGCCGGAGGGGTTGCCGCGCACGCTCGGCGAGCTGACCAGGTTGGCGCTGGAGAACCGGCCGGAGGACCTGCTGGGGGTGCTGCGCCGCGAGCACTTCGTGCGGCCGGGCACGACGCTGCCCGGTGAGGAGATCCAGGCGTTCCTCGGCCCGTTCGTGGAGCCGCTGCGCGAGGAGGTCTTCCACTTCACCCGCACGTGGCTGCGCGGTCAGGCCGAGCGGGTGGCGGACCTGCGCAACCCGGACTCGCAGACGGGCCGCTCGCTGAACCTGCCGCCGCAGTACCTGCTGATCCACCGGGTGACGCTGGGGGCGACGGGCATCCTGTGCCAGCTGGACGCCGAGGTGCCCGCGAGGGCGATCGTCGCGCGCTGGCAGCCCGGTTTCGCGGACTGA